A part of Tardiphaga sp. vice304 genomic DNA contains:
- the panC gene encoding pantoate--beta-alanine ligase — MPRSPLIARTLPALRRALEGLRARKATVALVPTMGALHDGHIALVRLAKRRASRVVVSIFVNPAQFAPNEDFGAYPRTWKADLAKLAAEGVDLVWNPDVKTMYPEGFATKILTEGPATTGLEDRFRPHFFGGVTTVVGKLFTQTRPDMAFFGEKDFQQLKVVTRIARDLDLGVKVTGAPTVRERDGLAMSSRNVYLSAEQRAAAPVLYRSLKDAARRLKAGDDIKATMKAAADAITEGGFALDYVEARHAESLAPVASLKDGPLRLLVAAKIGNTRLIDNVGV; from the coding sequence ATGCCCCGCTCTCCCCTGATCGCCCGCACCCTGCCCGCCCTCCGCCGCGCTTTGGAGGGGCTTCGCGCGCGCAAGGCGACGGTGGCGCTGGTGCCGACCATGGGCGCGCTGCACGACGGTCACATCGCTTTGGTGCGGCTGGCGAAGCGCCGCGCCAGCCGCGTCGTCGTCTCGATCTTCGTCAATCCCGCGCAATTCGCCCCCAATGAGGATTTCGGCGCCTACCCCCGTACCTGGAAGGCCGATCTAGCCAAACTCGCCGCCGAGGGCGTCGACCTGGTGTGGAATCCCGACGTGAAGACGATGTACCCGGAAGGCTTCGCCACCAAGATCCTCACCGAGGGGCCGGCGACCACTGGGCTCGAGGACCGCTTCCGCCCGCATTTCTTCGGCGGCGTGACCACCGTGGTCGGCAAGCTGTTCACCCAGACCCGGCCCGACATGGCGTTCTTCGGCGAGAAGGATTTTCAGCAGCTGAAGGTGGTGACAAGGATTGCGCGGGACCTTGACCTCGGCGTCAAGGTCACCGGCGCGCCCACGGTGCGCGAACGCGACGGCCTCGCGATGTCCTCGCGAAATGTCTATCTCAGCGCCGAGCAGCGCGCCGCCGCCCCGGTGCTGTACCGCTCGCTGAAGGACGCGGCCAGGCGGTTGAAAGCCGGCGATGACATCAAGGCGACGATGAAAGCGGCGGCCGACGCTATCACCGAGGGCGGCTTCGCGCTCGACTATGTGGAAGCCCGCCACGCCGAATCGCTGGCGCCCGTCGCCTCGCTCAAGGACGGCCCGCTGCGCCTGCTGGTCGCCGCGAAAATCGGCAACACGCGATTGATCGACAATGTCGGCGTGTAG
- a CDS encoding MaoC/PaaZ C-terminal domain-containing protein, whose amino-acid sequence MTKRLEPYRVEAFNTAKASENKMHDDRVAQKFGFSGALVPGVDVLAYMIHPAVEAWGRAFLERGLIEARFTRPVYDGETVLVTAEPDGEGLALQVEGGDVRATGLASLTARLPAFALADYPEVEPAAVRAPVDARSYEVAKWLGSAPRCWPQDAAAEYLDEIREADPIYAREGMTHPGVLQRIMNKVLVDNAILGPWIHVGSRMQLLAPARLDDELVARARVTANYEKKGHRFVELDALIVANGTTPVAHCQHVAIYQPREQVAKQDA is encoded by the coding sequence ATGACCAAACGGCTGGAACCGTACCGCGTGGAGGCGTTCAACACCGCCAAGGCGTCGGAAAACAAGATGCATGACGATCGCGTGGCGCAGAAATTCGGCTTCAGCGGCGCTCTGGTGCCCGGCGTCGACGTGCTGGCCTATATGATCCATCCGGCGGTCGAGGCCTGGGGCCGCGCGTTCCTGGAACGCGGGCTGATCGAGGCGCGCTTCACCCGGCCGGTCTATGACGGCGAGACGGTGCTGGTCACGGCCGAGCCGGACGGCGAGGGGCTGGCGTTGCAGGTCGAGGGCGGCGACGTCCGCGCCACAGGCTTGGCGTCGCTGACGGCGCGGCTGCCGGCTTTCGCGCTGGCGGATTATCCGGAGGTCGAGCCGGCGGCGGTGCGGGCGCCGGTGGATGCGCGTTCCTACGAAGTGGCCAAATGGCTCGGCAGCGCGCCGCGCTGCTGGCCGCAGGACGCCGCCGCGGAATATCTCGACGAGATCCGCGAGGCCGATCCGATCTATGCGCGCGAAGGCATGACGCATCCCGGCGTGCTGCAGCGAATCATGAACAAGGTGCTGGTCGACAATGCCATCCTGGGGCCGTGGATCCATGTCGGCAGCCGGATGCAGCTCTTGGCGCCGGCGAGGCTCGACGATGAGCTGGTGGCCCGCGCGCGCGTCACCGCGAATTACGAGAAGAAGGGGCATCGCTTCGTCGAGTTGGACGCGCTGATCGTCGCCAACGGCACCACGCCGGTGGCGCATTGCCAGCATGTCGCGATCTACCAGCCGCGCGAGCAGGTGGCGAAGCAGGACGCATAG